In Capsicum annuum cultivar UCD-10X-F1 chromosome 11, UCD10Xv1.1, whole genome shotgun sequence, one genomic interval encodes:
- the LOC107847400 gene encoding protein-tyrosine-phosphatase MKP1-like, protein MLGVDEKDRGPGGNRKSYARSISWSDRSPTKSSAKPQWNSKARACLPPLQPLSITRPSAEEWPCAGSDDLGVWPNPSTPGVRLGSISALEGSAKKQAPREFEFRKDKLAFFNKECSKIVDHIYLGSDTVAKNRDILRENGITHVLNCVGFSCPEYFKDDLVYKTLWLQDSPTEDITSILYDVFDYFEDVREQGGRVFVHCFQGVSRSASLVIAYLMWKEGLSFEDAFQHVKAARGVTNPNMGFACQLLQCQKRVHALPVSPTSVLRMYRMAPHSPYDPLHLVPKLLSEPGAEGLDSRGAFLVLIPSAIYVWIGKHCTSVMSDNARAAAFQVVRYEKAQGPVLIINEGKEPSDFWSAVSHESVFSGGCGKEKTKVEASFLARNDLITDNISQYIGQKNEYDLDFEIFCKALDGGVVPPFPLSGSESETCLPARQNGWSRLRRKFSSGIMKEFITASKLYSHTGQTSPVLDKIDTSKELSPALPSSPSSPRGRSPDSFSSYATSSPSWTKDPCRDVGNPDLDSEPVLSPSPSFSSLDSLSCFLVNKPKSNTTSPSLSPSTSDYSSSFTFSPSSSNWSDLAYLSAQPSPTRFEYGDPNSVKNDFFKGSSSLLCKGTPLPAAEEAFPTSRALRRANSCLQYKEAFPSLAERRGSHPPPMMMLRSNDDSAQISVKLVRTSSFSLPNSVDNTIKCVECDNLNDGDFVDTSKEEVMLDAENSITDNQLKTGNQPEDVSGSFDDLPIDLGLYQWPSVHKLGLASGVFDSRSVYIIIIPDLSLDENRSSSLYIWIGRDVQWKESPDQVINNDSMCEDSHVHWEKVGLNFLIQKGLATSSLVQIVKEGEEPEQLLKHLPGFSFEKALDVGVK, encoded by the exons ATGTTGGGGGTAGATGAGAAGGATAGGGGACCTGGTGGGAATCGAAAATCATATGCACGGTCTATTTCGTGGTCTGATAGGTCCCCTACCAAGTCCAGTGCAAAACCGCAATGGAACAGTAAAGCACGGGCTTGTTTGCCACCCCTTCAGCCTCTTTCGATTACTAGACCAAGTGCTGAGGAATGGCCTTGCGCTGGATCAGATGATCTTGGTGTATGGCCTAATCCCTCTACTCCAGGTGTTAGGCTTGGATCCATCAGCGCACTCGAAGGTTCAGCTAAGAAGCAGGCTCCACGAGAATTTGAATTCAGGAAGGATAAGCTTGCTTTCTTCAATAAGGAATGTTCTAAGATTGTGGATCACATTTATTTAGGAAGTGATACTGTGGCAAAGAATCGAGATATTCTCCGTGAGAATGGAATCACTCATGTCTTAAACTGTGTAGGGTTTAGTTGTCCGGAATACTTCAAGGATGATCTTGTGTACAAGACACTTTGGCTGCAGGATAGCCCAACCGAGGACATCACAAGTATTCtttatgatgtctttgattattTTGAAGATGTTCGTGAACAAGGTGGGAGAGTCTTTGTACACTGCTTCCAAGGGGTGTCCCGATCAGCCTCCTTGGTTATTGCATATCTTATGTGGAAAGAGGGGTTGAGCTTTGAAGATGCATTCCAGCATGTCAAAGCTGCAAGAGGAGTGACAAATCCAAATATGGGTTTTGCTTGCCAACTGTTGCAGTGCCAGAAACGAGTGCATGCCTTACCTGTAAGTCCGACTTCTGTGCTAAGGATGTACAGGATGGCACCTCACTCCCCATATGATCCCCTTCATTTGGTGCCAAAACTGCTGAGTGAGCCAGGAGCTGAAGGACTCGATTCTCGTGGAGCTTTCCTTGTTCTTATTCCTTCTGCTATATACGTGTGGATAGGGAAGCATTGTACCTCTGTAATGTCAGATAACGCCAGGGCTGCAGCCTTTCAGGTAGTCCGCTATGAGAAGGCCCAAGGTCCTGTGTTAATTATCAATGAAGGCAAAGAGCCTTCTGATTTTTGGAGTGCTGTTAGCCATGAAAGCGTCTTTTCTGGTGGTTGTGGCAAAGAAAAGACCAAGGTGGAAGCAAGTTTCTTAGCTAGAAATGACCTGATTACTGATAATATCAGCCAGTATATCGGTCAAAAGAATGAATATGatcttgattttgaaattttctgCAAAGCACTTGACGGTGGGGTTGTTCCACCTTTTCCATTATCAGGttctgaatctgaaacatgtcTTCCTGCAAGACAGAATGGATGGAGTAGATTGAGACGGAAGTTTTCCAGTGGAATAATGAAAGAATTTATCACAGCTTCCAAGTTATACAGTCATACTGGCCAAACGAGTCCTGTACTTGATAAGATCGACACTAGTAAAGAACTCTCTCCTGCTTTGCCTTCATCACCTTCAAGTCCTCGGGGTAGATCACCAGATTCCTTCTCTTCTTACGCAACCAGCAGTCCAAGTTGGACAAAGGATCCTTGTAGGGATGTGGGAAACCCTGATCTTGATTCAGAGCCTGTGCTATCTCCATCACCTTCATTTAGCTCACTTGATTCTCTCTCTTGTTTTCTTGTTAATAAACCAAAGTCTAATACCACATCCCCCTCACTCTCACCTTCAACCTCAGATTACTCCAGTTCTTTTACCTTTTCTCCTTCATCTTCTAATTGGTCTGATTTGGCATACCTATCTGCACAGCCTTCACCTACAAGATTTGAATATGGGGATCCTAATTCTGTGAAGAATGATTTCTTCAAAGGAAGTTCATCTTTACTTTGTAAAGGAACACCCCTTCCAGCAGCAGAGGAAGCATTTCCAACCAGTCGTGCTCTTAGACGGGCAAACAGTTGCTTACAGTACAAAGAAGCCTTCCCTTCACTAGCAGAACGTAGAGGCAGTCATCCTCCTCCTATGATGATGTTACGTTCCAATGATGACTCCGCTCAAATTTCAGTGAAGTTGGTGAGAAcatcatcattttctcttcctaATTCTGTGGACAATACAATTAAGTGTGTTGAGTGCGACAACCTTAATGACGGAGATTTTGTTGATACTAGTAAAGAGGAGGTAATGTTAGATGCTGAGAATTCGATCACTGACAATCAACTCAAAACTGGAAATCAACCTGAAGATGTATCTGGCAGTTTCGATGACCTTCCAATTGACTTAGGTCTTTACCAATGGCCTTCTGTGCATAAATTAGGCTTGGCTTCTGGGGTTTTCGATTCAAGGTCTGTCTATATCATAATCATTCCTGACTTGAGTTTAGATGAAAATAGATCCAGTAGTTTGTACATCTGGATAGGGCGTGATGTGCAATGGAAGGAAAGTCCAGATCAAGTGATCAACAATGATTCCATGTGTGAAGATAGTCATGTCCATTGGGAAAAAGTTGGACTCAATTTTCTTATTCAGAAGGGCCTGGCCACTAGCTCTCTAGTTCAG ATAGTGAAAGAAGGTGAGGAACCTGAGCAGCTTCTTAAGCATCTGCCCGGTTTCTCATTTGAGAAGGCATTAGATGTTGGGGTCAAGTAG